The proteins below come from a single Halostagnicola larsenii XH-48 genomic window:
- a CDS encoding acyl-CoA dehydrogenase family protein, producing MSFQLTDEQRAIRQSVREFGAEEIEPVAREHDENGEYPAELVEKAADLDLVGTSIPIEYGGAGMDLLSGVVVTEELWRADPGIGSAIGSRAFGATMIDAFGDEWMKEEWLPAIASGESACASAISEPAHGSNVAGIETTAERTDDGYLLNGNKMWITNGTVADVAVVMAKTDPGAGHEGISAFLVPTDTDGFDATKITNKLGIRASDLAEIVLDDVFVPEANVVGTENGGFYQLMEFFASGRVNVAAQAVGTAQAALDAALEYAGEREQFGQPISDFQAIEHKLAEMATNVEAARSLTYRAATYAMEGDDDLAAKFASMAKLFASERAVEVADESIQVHGGAGYVSDHPAERYYRDARITKIYEGTSEIQKNIIADQLL from the coding sequence ATGTCCTTTCAGCTGACGGACGAACAGCGCGCGATCCGACAGAGCGTCAGGGAGTTCGGTGCCGAGGAGATCGAACCGGTCGCTCGAGAGCACGACGAGAACGGCGAGTATCCAGCGGAACTCGTCGAGAAGGCGGCGGATCTGGACCTCGTCGGGACGAGTATCCCTATCGAGTACGGCGGCGCGGGGATGGACCTCCTCTCGGGGGTCGTCGTCACCGAGGAACTCTGGCGGGCCGACCCGGGTATCGGAAGCGCCATCGGCAGTCGGGCGTTCGGGGCGACGATGATCGACGCGTTCGGCGACGAGTGGATGAAAGAAGAGTGGCTGCCAGCTATCGCCTCGGGTGAATCGGCGTGTGCGAGCGCGATCAGTGAACCCGCCCACGGGTCGAACGTCGCGGGGATCGAGACGACCGCCGAGCGGACCGACGACGGCTACCTCCTCAACGGCAACAAGATGTGGATCACGAACGGAACCGTCGCCGACGTCGCCGTCGTGATGGCGAAGACCGATCCCGGGGCCGGTCACGAGGGTATTTCCGCCTTCCTCGTGCCGACGGATACGGACGGCTTCGACGCGACGAAGATCACCAACAAGCTCGGGATCCGCGCGTCCGATCTGGCCGAGATCGTCCTCGACGACGTGTTCGTTCCCGAGGCGAACGTCGTCGGCACCGAAAACGGCGGCTTCTACCAGCTCATGGAGTTCTTCGCGTCCGGCCGCGTGAACGTCGCCGCGCAGGCGGTCGGGACCGCACAGGCCGCCCTCGACGCGGCCCTCGAGTACGCCGGCGAACGCGAACAGTTCGGCCAGCCCATCTCGGACTTCCAGGCGATCGAACACAAACTCGCCGAGATGGCGACTAACGTCGAGGCGGCTCGATCGCTGACCTACCGGGCGGCCACCTACGCGATGGAGGGGGACGACGACCTGGCCGCGAAGTTCGCCAGCATGGCGAAGCTGTTCGCGAGCGAACGCGCCGTCGAGGTCGCCGACGAATCGATCCAGGTCCACGGCGGTGCCGGCTACGTCTCGGACCACCCCGCCGAGCGCTACTACCGCGACGCGCGGATCACCAAGATCTACGAGGGGACCAGCGAGATCCAGAAAAACATCATCGCCGATCAGCTGCTGTAA
- a CDS encoding ATP-dependent helicase gives MDGSALPVDDEHLPFDPSSAEIDDREVFDLLEPALQEWWLEAFGEYVPENDGFFTPPQAGAIPKIHKGTNTLICAPTGSGKTLASFTAIINELFERDREIEDGLENSVYCLYISPLKSLANDIHRNLEVPLEGIEGIVEDRGGSMGEIRHAIRHGDTDSSARQKMLEETPHILNTTPETLAILLNSPKFREKLRTVEYVIVDEIHSLAGSKRGTHLSVSVERLEAMSETEITRIGCSATIEPLSRVAEFLVGYDEADGSAPAKADSESASDGESGPTSDPEPASDGERTPRPYDIVDARFAREFDLRLECPTDDLINTSRDVVQDRFYEQLHEHIQEHTNTLVFTNTRSGAERVLHNLRERFDEYGEDNSGCHHGSLSKGVRQEVEGKLKDGELDVVTSSTSLELGIDMPHVDLVVQVGSPKSVAALLQRVGRAGHRVGQTVTGRVIALDRDELLECAVMLKKAKDGFVDSVSIPENAQDVAAQHVYGMAIAEIRPEREIRTILERAYPYRNYSEGEYESLMSYLTADYAGMEDRNVYAKIWRDENDPPDGEHHYEEFPVGEPLIGKRGRLARVIYMTNIGTIPDSFTCNVHTRASDEWVGQLDENYLDTLEKGDVFVLGGDHFEYQYRRGSKVYADRTSARPTVPSWYSERLPLSYDLGCEILAFQRELLAHHAEGGSPRVRAWLREFPLGDDCVRAIARLFDHQLRYAGPESVSTENRLTIEVERDREEYERHYYVHSNYGRKVNDGLSRLFAYRCAQEATANVRVAVADNGFVLSMPLNRKIDLEGIVSDLEAEQVRDDLRSAISGTDLLQRYFRINATRALMILKRYKGYEKSASEQQVSSEMLLGFAEGLEEFAVIEETYREILEDKLNVDEIEDIVSRIDGGELVVERQLLDSPTPRAFGLATLSASDVVLAEDESAALQNFHEHVLEEIGEESVRGLPTDD, from the coding sequence ATGGATGGGAGCGCGCTGCCCGTCGACGACGAGCACCTGCCGTTCGATCCCTCGAGCGCCGAGATCGACGACCGGGAGGTGTTCGACCTGCTCGAGCCGGCCCTCCAGGAGTGGTGGCTCGAGGCGTTCGGCGAGTACGTTCCCGAGAACGACGGGTTCTTCACGCCGCCGCAGGCGGGCGCGATCCCGAAGATCCACAAGGGGACGAACACGCTGATCTGTGCGCCCACCGGATCGGGCAAGACGCTCGCCTCCTTTACCGCGATCATCAACGAACTCTTCGAGCGTGATCGGGAAATCGAGGACGGGCTAGAGAACTCCGTCTACTGCCTGTACATCTCGCCGCTGAAGTCCCTCGCAAACGACATCCACCGGAACCTCGAGGTCCCGCTCGAGGGGATCGAGGGGATCGTCGAGGACCGCGGCGGTTCGATGGGCGAGATCCGCCACGCGATCCGCCACGGCGACACGGACTCGAGCGCGCGACAGAAGATGCTCGAGGAGACGCCCCACATTCTGAATACGACGCCCGAGACGCTCGCTATCTTGCTCAACTCCCCGAAGTTCCGCGAGAAGCTTCGGACCGTCGAGTACGTCATCGTCGACGAGATCCACTCGCTCGCGGGGAGCAAGCGCGGCACGCATCTCTCGGTGAGCGTAGAGCGCCTCGAGGCGATGAGCGAGACGGAGATCACCCGAATCGGCTGCTCGGCGACAATCGAGCCGCTGTCTCGCGTCGCGGAGTTTCTGGTCGGCTACGACGAGGCGGACGGTTCTGCTCCGGCGAAGGCCGATAGCGAATCGGCATCCGATGGCGAGTCTGGACCGACTAGCGATCCGGAACCAGCATCCGACGGCGAGCGAACGCCGAGACCATACGATATCGTCGACGCGCGATTCGCCCGCGAGTTCGACCTCCGCCTCGAGTGTCCGACCGACGACCTGATCAACACGTCTCGAGACGTCGTGCAGGACCGGTTTTACGAGCAGCTTCACGAACACATTCAGGAGCACACGAACACGCTGGTGTTTACGAACACGCGATCCGGCGCGGAGCGCGTGCTCCACAACCTGCGCGAGCGCTTCGACGAGTACGGCGAGGACAACTCCGGCTGTCACCACGGCAGTCTCTCGAAGGGGGTCCGCCAGGAGGTCGAAGGGAAGCTCAAGGACGGCGAACTGGACGTCGTCACCTCCTCGACCAGCCTCGAGCTAGGGATCGACATGCCCCACGTCGACCTCGTGGTTCAGGTCGGGTCGCCCAAATCCGTCGCCGCGCTCCTCCAGCGGGTCGGCCGGGCGGGCCACCGCGTCGGCCAGACGGTGACCGGACGCGTGATCGCGCTGGATCGGGACGAACTCCTCGAGTGTGCGGTAATGTTGAAAAAGGCCAAAGACGGCTTCGTCGACTCCGTTTCGATCCCAGAGAACGCCCAGGACGTCGCCGCCCAGCACGTCTACGGGATGGCGATCGCCGAGATTCGTCCCGAGCGCGAGATTCGGACGATTCTCGAGCGAGCCTACCCGTACCGGAACTACTCCGAGGGCGAGTACGAGTCCCTGATGAGCTACCTGACGGCCGACTACGCCGGGATGGAGGACCGAAACGTCTACGCGAAGATCTGGCGGGACGAGAACGACCCGCCCGACGGCGAGCACCACTACGAGGAGTTCCCCGTCGGCGAACCGCTGATCGGCAAGCGAGGGCGGCTCGCTCGAGTCATCTACATGACCAACATCGGGACGATTCCCGATTCCTTTACCTGCAACGTCCACACCAGAGCGAGCGACGAGTGGGTCGGCCAACTCGACGAGAACTACCTCGACACGTTGGAGAAAGGCGACGTGTTCGTCCTCGGCGGCGATCACTTCGAGTACCAGTACCGACGCGGCTCGAAGGTCTACGCGGATCGGACGAGCGCCCGCCCGACCGTCCCCTCGTGGTATTCCGAACGCCTGCCCCTGTCGTACGATCTGGGATGTGAAATCCTCGCGTTCCAGCGGGAGCTGCTCGCCCACCACGCCGAGGGCGGTTCGCCGCGGGTCCGTGCGTGGCTCCGGGAGTTTCCCCTGGGCGACGACTGCGTTCGCGCCATCGCGCGGCTATTCGACCACCAACTTCGGTACGCCGGCCCCGAGAGCGTGAGCACCGAGAACCGACTCACCATCGAGGTCGAACGCGACCGCGAGGAGTACGAGCGACACTACTACGTCCACTCGAACTACGGTCGAAAGGTCAACGACGGCCTCTCCCGGCTGTTCGCCTACCGCTGTGCACAGGAGGCGACCGCGAACGTCCGCGTCGCCGTCGCCGACAACGGGTTCGTCCTCTCGATGCCGCTCAACCGGAAGATCGACCTCGAGGGAATCGTCTCGGATCTCGAGGCCGAGCAGGTCCGGGATGACCTCCGAAGCGCCATCTCCGGGACCGACCTGCTCCAGCGATATTTCCGGATCAACGCGACGCGAGCGCTGATGATCCTCAAACGCTACAAGGGCTACGAAAAATCGGCCAGCGAACAGCAGGTCTCGAGCGAGATGCTGCTTGGCTTCGCGGAAGGTCTCGAGGAGTTCGCCGTGATCGAGGAGACCTACCGCGAGATCCTCGAGGACAAACTGAACGTCGACGAAATCGAGGACATCGTTTCGCGGATCGACGGCGGTGAACTGGTCGTCGAACGTCAGTTGCTGGACTCACCCACCCCTCGAGCGTTCGGCCTCGCGACCCTCTCTGCGAGCGATGTCGTCCTCGCCGAAGACGAGAGCGCCGCGTTGCAGAACTTTCACGAGCACGTCCTCGAGGAAATCGGCGAGGAGTCGGTTCGGGGCCTCCCGACGGACGACTGA
- a CDS encoding M48 family metalloprotease has translation MRFTQPAGLATRAAIAVGISGIVLASSLAVVLVLVIALTMAISAYLSDFLELAHILPPRAIWPLIWLAAAVGGIVWFARTIKQAIRNERTELFERTTPISEVPVDERSTIQSAVGRFSRQVDIHQPAVRIDPTETPLAFTMYRPVDPLIRSDQSKIPTIVISRGLLDTLSQGELSAVLAHEIAHIGNDDLRLLTAALVPLIAAETLTEDVGYTSNIFEVCGHLLSFVALVGIGVFSRGREMAADRGAVAITGDPAALATALEKIDGSSPAKPISDLREHVRSTNAINIVPTLGTEPVKSGLRSTHPSLETRIMQLRSLAAD, from the coding sequence GTGCGATTTACCCAACCCGCCGGCCTCGCAACCCGCGCAGCAATCGCGGTGGGTATCAGCGGGATAGTCCTCGCCAGCAGCCTTGCCGTCGTATTGGTTCTAGTTATCGCCCTTACGATGGCTATCTCTGCCTATCTATCAGACTTTCTCGAGCTCGCTCATATTCTTCCGCCTCGAGCGATATGGCCACTCATCTGGTTGGCCGCAGCTGTCGGTGGGATTGTCTGGTTCGCTCGAACCATTAAACAGGCAATTCGGAACGAACGTACTGAGCTATTTGAAAGGACGACGCCCATTTCGGAAGTACCGGTAGATGAGCGGTCGACCATCCAGTCTGCAGTCGGTCGATTTTCGAGACAGGTCGATATCCACCAGCCAGCGGTTCGTATTGATCCAACAGAGACGCCACTCGCATTTACAATGTATCGTCCAGTTGACCCGCTCATTAGATCTGACCAGAGTAAGATACCGACAATCGTCATCTCGAGAGGTCTCCTCGACACACTCTCTCAGGGAGAACTTTCAGCCGTTCTCGCACACGAAATCGCACATATTGGTAACGATGATTTGAGATTGTTAACTGCCGCGCTCGTCCCACTCATCGCTGCCGAGACACTCACAGAAGACGTCGGATACACATCAAACATCTTCGAAGTCTGCGGCCATCTCCTCAGCTTCGTCGCACTGGTGGGTATCGGTGTGTTTTCTCGCGGCAGAGAGATGGCCGCTGACCGCGGCGCTGTTGCAATAACTGGCGATCCAGCTGCACTCGCAACAGCACTCGAAAAAATCGACGGTTCATCGCCAGCCAAACCGATTTCGGACCTTCGAGAGCACGTTCGATCGACGAATGCGATAAATATAGTGCCGACGCTTGGGACTGAGCCAGTAAAATCAGGCCTTCGTTCAACGCACCCGTCACTCGAGACCCGTATTATGCAACTTCGGTCGCTGGCAGCCGACTAA
- a CDS encoding bifunctional ADP-dependent NAD(P)H-hydrate dehydratase/NAD(P)H-hydrate epimerase — translation MITGERMAAVDENAAALGVTQKQLMESSGNAVARAVRDAAEPDSSVAIVAGRGNNGGDAFVAARFLESYDCTTILLGRPSAIGTEIARENWDALENTDADVRTVTDSSAFEHPDADVVVDAMLGTGISGDLREPEATAARAINDSDATVIAVDVPSGFDADAGTGSDPGGRDALADNGVEADRVVTFHDEKPGLEELSADITVADIGIPAAAERYAGPGDLRVARPDGRTGRAFVIGGGPYTGAPALAAQAALRSGMELSFVSAPDAVAGEIQSYAEDLIVQPYDGDRLVPEQVDGLVETAERHDDVVILGPGLGTADETLEAARQFLESYTGPAVIDADALGVVPDLETEATLVCTPNRRELARMGGPETDDLEAAADELEEFAADLGHVVLAKGVDDVATDGERTRICRAGTPGMAVGGTGDLLAGIVAGLLEHAGPLEAATAGAYVNGRAGEIRAERMGQGFLASDLLEEVPVVLWSENDEGE, via the coding sequence ATGATCACAGGCGAGCGAATGGCCGCCGTCGACGAGAACGCGGCGGCGCTTGGCGTCACGCAAAAACAGCTGATGGAGTCGAGCGGCAACGCCGTCGCGAGGGCGGTCCGGGACGCCGCGGAACCGGACTCGAGCGTCGCGATCGTCGCCGGGCGCGGGAACAACGGTGGCGACGCGTTTGTCGCCGCCCGGTTTCTCGAGAGCTACGACTGCACGACGATTCTGCTCGGCCGTCCGTCAGCGATCGGCACCGAAATCGCCCGAGAGAACTGGGACGCGCTCGAGAACACGGACGCGGACGTGCGAACGGTGACAGATTCGAGCGCGTTCGAACACCCCGACGCCGACGTGGTCGTCGACGCGATGCTCGGCACTGGAATCAGCGGCGACCTCCGGGAACCGGAGGCGACCGCCGCGCGGGCGATCAACGACAGCGATGCGACCGTGATCGCGGTCGACGTTCCGTCCGGGTTCGACGCTGATGCGGGGACAGGTTCGGATCCCGGAGGCCGCGACGCGCTCGCCGACAACGGTGTCGAAGCCGACCGCGTGGTTACCTTCCACGACGAAAAGCCGGGGCTCGAGGAGCTTTCGGCCGACATCACCGTCGCGGACATCGGTATTCCGGCCGCTGCGGAGCGATACGCCGGTCCAGGTGACCTCCGCGTCGCGCGACCCGACGGGCGAACGGGACGGGCGTTCGTCATCGGCGGCGGCCCCTATACCGGAGCCCCGGCGCTGGCCGCCCAGGCCGCCCTCCGGAGCGGGATGGAACTCTCGTTCGTCTCGGCCCCGGATGCGGTCGCGGGCGAAATCCAGTCCTACGCGGAGGATCTGATCGTCCAGCCCTACGACGGCGACCGGCTGGTTCCGGAGCAGGTCGATGGCCTCGTCGAGACCGCAGAACGCCACGACGACGTGGTGATCCTCGGCCCCGGACTCGGAACCGCCGACGAGACACTCGAGGCCGCGCGCCAGTTCCTCGAGTCCTATACCGGCCCGGCGGTGATCGACGCGGACGCGCTCGGAGTTGTCCCCGACCTCGAGACCGAGGCGACGCTGGTCTGTACGCCGAATCGCCGGGAACTGGCGCGAATGGGCGGCCCGGAAACGGACGATCTCGAGGCCGCGGCGGACGAACTCGAGGAATTCGCGGCGGACCTCGGACACGTCGTCCTCGCAAAGGGCGTCGACGACGTGGCGACCGACGGCGAACGGACTCGGATTTGCCGAGCGGGGACGCCCGGCATGGCCGTCGGCGGAACGGGGGACCTCCTCGCGGGTATCGTCGCCGGCCTGCTCGAGCACGCGGGGCCGCTCGAGGCCGCGACGGCTGGCGCGTACGTCAACGGGCGAGCCGGCGAGATTCGGGCGGAACGGATGGGGCAGGGATTCCTCGCCTCCGACCTGCTCGAGGAGGTTCCAGTAGTGCTTTGGAGCGAGAACGACGAGGGCGAGTAA
- the moaC gene encoding cyclic pyranopterin monophosphate synthase MoaC has protein sequence MSDDHPTTTPDENGGSNTDSDGDADRLTHTTDDGDVQMVDVGDKPDTSRRAVAAGEIRLQPSTLEAIRDDRIGKGDVLSTARIGAIQAVKHTWETIPMCHQIPITNVDTDFSLENDHVALEVAVETTGKTGCEMEALEGVTTGLNVVWDMVKAVEKDEDGQYPATGIENVRVLEKEKRPASE, from the coding sequence ATGAGCGACGATCATCCGACGACCACGCCGGACGAGAACGGCGGGTCGAATACCGATTCCGACGGCGACGCCGACCGGCTCACCCACACGACCGACGACGGCGACGTGCAGATGGTCGACGTCGGCGACAAGCCCGACACCAGTCGCCGCGCCGTCGCCGCGGGAGAGATTCGTCTCCAACCCTCGACGCTCGAGGCGATCCGCGACGACCGGATCGGCAAGGGCGACGTGCTCTCGACCGCCCGAATCGGCGCGATTCAGGCCGTCAAACACACCTGGGAGACGATCCCGATGTGCCACCAGATCCCGATCACGAACGTCGACACCGACTTTTCGCTCGAGAACGACCACGTGGCGCTCGAGGTCGCCGTCGAGACGACGGGGAAAACCGGCTGCGAGATGGAAGCGCTCGAGGGCGTCACGACCGGTCTCAACGTCGTCTGGGATATGGTCAAAGCCGTCGAGAAAGACGAGGATGGGCAGTATCCGGCGACAGGGATCGAGAACGTGCGAGTGCTCGAGAAGGAAAAGCGGCCAGCGTCGGAATAG
- a CDS encoding NAD(P)H-dependent flavin oxidoreductase, which translates to MTLQTPLCDALGIEWPIVQAPIGSATNPELAAAVSNAGGLGHLAVTWRDLEETRRVIHQTRERTDNPFAVNLALDDATTILETDGHLEVILDEGVDAVSFSFGSAREYVDRVHEAGAIVFQTVGSATAAREAVTAGVDIVVTQGIEAGGHVQSEVATTVLVPRVADAVGDEVPIIAAGGIGDGRAIAAVLGLGADGAWLGTRFVATEEATVHDDYQRLLCESDETDTSLTTLFDKGWPGMPHRVLKNETIERWERAGQPPTGERPGEHDVVATTNAGEPIERYDEVLATPDVDGDVEEMALFAGQSVGLTDNVQPAEAVLEELVAEAREAMSQLPKRRE; encoded by the coding sequence ATGACGCTTCAAACGCCGCTCTGTGACGCGCTCGGAATCGAATGGCCGATCGTTCAGGCACCCATCGGCAGTGCGACGAATCCCGAACTGGCCGCCGCCGTTTCGAACGCCGGCGGACTCGGCCATCTGGCGGTCACGTGGCGGGATCTCGAGGAGACGAGACGGGTGATCCATCAAACTCGCGAGCGGACCGATAACCCGTTCGCAGTCAACCTCGCGCTCGATGACGCGACGACGATTCTCGAGACTGACGGTCATCTCGAAGTCATTCTCGACGAGGGCGTCGATGCCGTCTCCTTCTCGTTTGGCAGTGCTCGAGAGTACGTCGATCGCGTTCACGAAGCAGGCGCGATCGTTTTCCAGACTGTCGGGAGCGCAACGGCCGCACGGGAGGCGGTAACCGCCGGCGTCGATATCGTCGTCACACAGGGCATCGAAGCCGGGGGACACGTCCAAAGTGAGGTCGCAACGACGGTACTCGTGCCTCGAGTTGCGGATGCGGTGGGGGACGAAGTGCCGATCATTGCCGCAGGTGGGATCGGCGACGGGCGGGCTATTGCTGCCGTCCTCGGGCTCGGCGCTGACGGCGCGTGGCTCGGAACTCGATTCGTTGCAACCGAGGAGGCGACAGTTCACGACGACTACCAGCGGTTGCTCTGTGAGAGCGACGAAACCGACACCAGTCTGACGACGCTGTTCGATAAGGGCTGGCCCGGAATGCCCCATCGCGTCCTGAAAAACGAAACGATCGAGCGGTGGGAACGAGCGGGACAACCTCCAACCGGCGAGCGGCCGGGAGAGCACGATGTCGTCGCGACCACCAACGCGGGGGAACCGATCGAACGATACGACGAGGTGCTTGCAACACCCGATGTAGACGGAGACGTTGAAGAGATGGCGCTTTTCGCCGGCCAGAGTGTCGGTCTTACTGACAACGTGCAACCTGCCGAAGCGGTCCTCGAGGAACTTGTCGCCGAAGCACGGGAAGCGATGTCACAGCTCCCGAAGCGGAGAGAATAG
- a CDS encoding beta-ketoacyl-ACP reductase: MSMDGRTCVITGSARGIGRGIAEYLGEEGANVVINYRSSEGAAHDAVDAIESAGGSAVTAQADVSDRDAVEHMREVCLKAFGPADVLVNNAGITADHQFTEMTRADWDRVMDVNLGGMFNCTQTFYDDIWNAEEGRLINISSVVGKQGNFGQANYAAAKSGMFGFTRTIALELAQGGSTANCVAPGFTATDMVETVPEHVLERIISSVPLERLAEVEDIAAVVRFLASEDSSYVTGEVIDVNGGMDL; this comes from the coding sequence ATGTCAATGGATGGGCGAACCTGCGTCATCACCGGCTCGGCTCGAGGCATCGGTCGAGGGATCGCCGAGTACCTCGGAGAGGAGGGGGCGAACGTCGTCATCAACTATCGCTCGTCGGAGGGGGCAGCCCACGACGCGGTCGACGCGATCGAATCGGCGGGCGGTTCGGCGGTCACCGCCCAGGCCGACGTCTCCGACCGCGACGCCGTCGAACACATGCGCGAGGTCTGTCTCAAGGCGTTCGGTCCGGCGGACGTGCTGGTGAACAACGCCGGCATCACCGCGGATCATCAGTTCACCGAAATGACTCGAGCGGACTGGGATCGCGTGATGGATGTCAATCTCGGCGGGATGTTCAACTGCACGCAGACGTTCTACGACGACATCTGGAACGCCGAGGAGGGCCGGTTGATCAACATCTCGAGCGTCGTCGGCAAGCAGGGTAACTTCGGGCAAGCGAACTACGCCGCCGCCAAGAGCGGCATGTTCGGCTTCACCCGAACGATCGCGCTCGAGCTCGCGCAGGGCGGTTCGACCGCGAACTGCGTCGCGCCGGGCTTTACGGCCACCGATATGGTCGAGACGGTTCCCGAACACGTCCTCGAGCGGATCATCTCGAGTGTCCCCCTCGAACGACTCGCTGAAGTCGAGGACATCGCCGCCGTCGTCCGGTTCCTCGCGAGCGAGGATTCCTCGTACGTGACGGGCGAAGTGATCGACGTCAACGGCGGGATGGATCTCTGA
- the phaC gene encoding class III poly(R)-hydroxyalkanoic acid synthase subunit PhaC, whose protein sequence is MKNPYTLAMDMQRQAWEGAAELAEKTRVAPERTETLENVEVGQTPSEVVYEENKLELLHYEPKTENQHDVPILVVYALINKPYILDLQPDRSVVQTLLEAGFDVYLIDWGEPSALDRSLTLEDYVTRYIDNCVDVVRDRSGEDEINILGYCMGGTKSAMYAALYPEKVKNLALMASGLCFAGDGGVLELWGAEDYYDPDRVTNTYGNVPAEFLDVGFALMDPVANNVTKYVRFYDNMDDEDFVENFARMERWLSEGIDVAGAAYEEFITDIYQENKLMENELVLGDRRVDLENIEMPVLQIVAEYDHLIPPNASKPFNDAIASEDTEILEFPTGHIGMSVSSRSHDELWPQVCEWFEERAESDLEGGAEPDAESAAAEESDAALAADVDGDETGVDEAGVEIEIDGTDSDADLTDLSGIGEAYADDLHEAGIETIGDLAAADAADLATETGISPARIEDWIEQARSR, encoded by the coding sequence ATGAAAAACCCATACACACTCGCGATGGACATGCAACGGCAGGCCTGGGAAGGGGCCGCCGAACTCGCCGAGAAGACCCGCGTCGCGCCCGAACGGACGGAAACGCTCGAGAACGTCGAGGTCGGCCAGACGCCGAGCGAGGTCGTCTACGAGGAGAACAAACTCGAGTTGTTGCACTACGAACCGAAGACCGAAAACCAACACGACGTGCCGATCCTCGTCGTCTACGCGCTGATCAACAAGCCCTACATCCTCGACTTACAGCCGGATCGATCGGTCGTCCAGACGCTCCTCGAGGCGGGCTTCGACGTGTATCTGATCGACTGGGGCGAGCCATCGGCGCTCGATCGCTCGCTCACGCTCGAGGACTACGTCACCCGGTACATCGACAACTGCGTCGACGTCGTCCGCGACCGGTCGGGCGAGGACGAGATCAACATCCTTGGCTACTGCATGGGCGGCACGAAGTCGGCCATGTACGCCGCGCTCTACCCGGAGAAAGTCAAGAACCTCGCACTGATGGCGTCGGGGCTCTGCTTCGCCGGCGACGGCGGCGTCCTCGAGCTGTGGGGGGCCGAGGACTACTACGATCCGGATCGGGTCACGAACACGTACGGCAACGTCCCCGCCGAGTTCCTCGACGTCGGCTTCGCGTTGATGGATCCCGTCGCGAACAACGTGACGAAGTACGTCCGCTTTTACGACAACATGGACGACGAGGACTTCGTCGAGAACTTCGCTCGGATGGAGCGTTGGCTCTCGGAGGGGATCGACGTCGCCGGCGCCGCCTACGAGGAGTTCATCACCGACATCTACCAGGAGAACAAGCTGATGGAGAACGAACTCGTCCTCGGCGACCGGCGCGTCGACCTCGAGAACATCGAGATGCCGGTCCTCCAGATCGTCGCCGAGTACGACCACCTCATCCCGCCGAACGCCTCGAAACCGTTCAACGACGCGATCGCCTCCGAGGACACCGAGATCCTCGAGTTCCCGACGGGCCACATCGGCATGTCTGTCTCCTCGCGGAGCCACGACGAACTCTGGCCGCAGGTCTGTGAGTGGTTCGAGGAGCGAGCCGAAAGCGACCTCGAGGGCGGGGCGGAACCGGATGCCGAGTCTGCGGCTGCGGAGGAATCGGATGCCGCACTCGCTGCGGATGTCGACGGTGACGAGACCGGCGTCGACGAAGCGGGCGTCGAGATCGAAATCGACGGAACCGATTCCGACGCGGATCTCACCGACCTTTCGGGTATCGGAGAGGCGTACGCGGACGACCTCCACGAGGCGGGGATCGAAACGATCGGCGACCTCGCTGCAGCGGACGCCGCCGACCTGGCTACGGAGACCGGAATCTCGCCGGCCCGAATCGAGGACTGGATCGAGCAGGCTCGCTCGAGATAG
- a CDS encoding poly(R)-hydroxyalkanoic acid synthase subunit PhaE, with product MTDPTSQVHDWNAAAEQWNEQFLEALEQNMEAQAQFVESWSETVGEAAEENEVSEGVEGYARAYETWMDASQQMVERMNDQLEGEDVDIEEFRDIWLNTANDAFKDVMSTTAFAKMTGETVGDVLEAQQQADEAAETTLRTLGFATESDVVEVGDRLVELERRQHAVEQKLDRVLEHLEDQDEQ from the coding sequence ATGACAGATCCGACATCCCAGGTGCACGACTGGAACGCGGCCGCCGAACAGTGGAACGAACAGTTTCTCGAGGCGCTCGAGCAGAACATGGAAGCCCAGGCCCAGTTCGTCGAAAGCTGGTCGGAGACGGTCGGCGAAGCGGCCGAGGAAAACGAGGTTTCCGAAGGCGTCGAGGGCTACGCCCGGGCCTACGAGACGTGGATGGACGCCTCCCAGCAGATGGTCGAGCGGATGAACGACCAGCTCGAGGGCGAAGACGTCGATATCGAGGAGTTCCGCGATATCTGGCTCAACACGGCCAACGACGCGTTCAAGGACGTGATGTCCACGACGGCGTTCGCCAAGATGACCGGCGAAACCGTCGGGGACGTACTCGAGGCCCAACAGCAGGCCGACGAGGCCGCCGAAACGACGCTTCGCACGCTCGGGTTCGCAACCGAGAGCGACGTGGTCGAAGTCGGCGACCGCCTCGTCGAACTCGAGCGACGCCAGCACGCCGTCGAGCAGAAACTCGATCGGGTCCTCGAGCACCTCGAGGACCAGGACGAGCAGTAA